A region of Chiloscyllium plagiosum isolate BGI_BamShark_2017 chromosome 37, ASM401019v2, whole genome shotgun sequence DNA encodes the following proteins:
- the LOC122541512 gene encoding histone H2B 1/2/3/4/6-like, translating to MPEAAAKGMAPKKGPKKAATKKRVKGEKKRKKSRKESYSIYIYKVLKQVHPDTGISSSAMSVVNSFVNDIFERIACEASRLIRYSKRQTISSREIQTTVRLLLPGELAKHAVSEGTKAVTKYTSCK from the coding sequence ATGCCTGAAGCAGCGGCCAAGGGCATGGCGCCCAAGAAGGGTCCCAAGAAAGCGGCAACCAAGAAACGCGTCAAAGGCGAGAAAAAGCGCAAGAAGAGCCGGAAGGAGAGCTATAGCATCTATATCTACAAGGTACTGAAGCAGGTCCACCCTGACACCGGCATTTCGTCTTCCGCTATGAGTGTCGTCAATTCGTTTGTCAACGACATTTTCGAGCGAATCGCCTGCGAGGCCTCCCGCCTCATCCGCTACAGTAAGCGGCAGACTATCTCCTCCCGGGAGATACAGACCACAGTCCGCCTGCTGCTCCCCGGTGAGCTGGCCAAACACGCTGTCTCCGAGGGTACCAAGGCGGTCACCAAGTATACCAGTTGCAAATGA
- the LOC122541571 gene encoding histone H1.2-like, translated as MLRPTPGIAKPSGDLLPKYSRGRKGRRRRRSAPKVRQVAAAGGGVPTMSGHILEAVGSSRDRRGLSLAGVKKALSAAGYDVPRINSRVNQAVRSLVSTGSLLRTAGAGASGSFKINRQHHPEGQNRPVAAAAAAANPKSRGRQRKAATTRGRKRSPGRRKKPPPGGRKKGRAAGGRRKAAKGTGVRRPGGHIRAARKSTKEPLPGAEPPPGGQEAQPQTGAGESGSEEAEPGAGERGK; from the coding sequence ATGCTGAGACCGACGCCTGGCATCGCCAAGCCTTCAGGCGACCTGCTCCCGAAGTATTCCCGGGGCAGGAAGGGGCGGCGGCGGCGGAGGAGCGCGCCCAAAGTGCGGCAGGTAGCGGCCGCTGGCGGGGGAGTTCCTACCATGTCCGGGCACATCCTGGAGGCGGTGGGGTCTTCCCGGGACCGCCGCGGCCTCTCGCTGGCCGGCGTCAAGAAGGCGCTGTCGGCCGCCGGTTACGACGTGCCGCGAATCAATTCGCGGGTGAACCAGGCGGTGCGGAGCCTGGTGTCCACCGGCTCGCTGCTGCGGACGGCAGGCGCCGGGGCATCGGGTTCCTTTAAAATCAACCGGCAGCACCATCCGGAGGGTCAGAACCGCCCGGTGGCAGCAGCAGCGGCCGCCGCTAACCCCAAGTCTCGGGGTCGGCAGCGGAAAGCCGCCACCACCCGCGGCAGGAAGAGGAGCCCGGGACGGAGGAAGAAACCGCCGCCAGGCGGCCGGAAGAAGGGCAGGGCCGCCGGCGGACGGAGGAAAGCGGCCAAAGGGACCGGGGTCCGGAGACCCGGTGGTCACATTCGGGCGGCCCGGAAATCGACCAAGGAGCCGTTGCCGGGCGCTGAGCCGCCGCCCGGGGGGCAGGAAGCTCAACCACAGACGGGAGCAGGAGAGAGCGGCTCCGAGGAGGCTGAGCCAGGGGCTGGGGAACGGGGGAAATAA
- the LOC122541572 gene encoding histone H1.11R-like: MANTESDGLDFSALVDSPPPAPPSPPPPPPPPPDEGEVLDIAVAVKKKRRPYRHKKFGCTVAEQIMKVVAANKERRGLSVAAMKKLLSASGSNIGHNSSPHNRAMRNTVKRSPLVKTSGSIGASRLARMGGGVSSKLETCSQRDSKKTFPQNRRRRRRVVARRRVATVKRPSRPRKVRKWTAQSRKRLSALKRGARMKKSLDIHSSSQRYGEESGTHPQLEPNPRPLANSGESTCDKNGSSQSL; encoded by the coding sequence ATGGCAAATACCGAGTCGGATGGGTTGGATTTTTCCGCTTTAGTGGATTCCCCGCCACCAGCTCCTCCTTCTCCACCCCCTCCGCCACCGCCTCCTCCAGACGAGGGCGAAGTACTTGATATTGCTGTTGCGGTGAAGAAGAAGCGCCGACCGTATCGTCACAAGAAGTTTGGCTGCACGGTAGCTGAACAGATCATGAAAGTAGTGGCGGCCAATAAAGAGCGCCGGGGTTTGTCGGTGGCTGCTATGAAGAAGCTGTTGTCGGCCAGTGGTAGTAACATTGGGCACAACAGCTCGCCGCATAACCGGGCCATGCGGAACACGGTTAAACGAAGTCCCCTGGTTAAGACATCGGGCAGTATTGGTGCATCGAGGTTGGCCCGTATGGGTGGAGGAGTTAGTAGCAAGCTAGAAACCTGTTCTCAGAGAGACTCTAAGAAAACATTTCCTCAGAACCGTAGGCGGAGGAGACGGGTAGTGGCCCGGCGGAGGGTGGCAACGGTGAAGCGACCGTCCAGGCCCCGAAAAGTTAGAAAGTGGACCGCACAGAGTAGGAAACGACTGAGTGCTTTGAAAAGGGGTGCGCGAATGAAGAAATCACTTGATATCCACTCGAGCTCCCAACGTTATGGTGAAGAGTCCGGTACCCACCCACAGCTTGAACCTAATCCCCGTCCCTTAGCCAATAGCGGAGAGTCGACGTGTGATAAAAACGGCTCTTCTCAGAGCCTTTGA
- the LOC122541509 gene encoding histone H3-like encodes MARTKQTARKSTGGKAPRKQLATKAARKSAPATGGVKKPHRYRPGTVALREIRRYQKSTELLIRKLPFQRLVREIAQDFKTDLRFQSSAVMALQEASEAYLVGLFEDTNLCAIHAKRVTIMPKDIHLARRIRGERA; translated from the coding sequence ATGGCTAGGACTAAGCAAACAGCGCGCAAATCCACTGGGGGTAAAGCTCCTCGAAAGCAGCTGGCCACAAAAGCTGCTCGTAAGAGCGCTCCGGCGACTGGTGGGGTGAAGAAGCCGCACCGCTACCGACCTGGCACTGTTGCTCTGCGCGAGATCCGCCGCTATCAGAAGTCCACCGAGTTGCTCATCCGTAAGTTGCCCTTTCAACGCCTGGTGCGAGAAATCGCCCAGGATTTCAAGACGGATCTGCGTTTCCAGAGCTCGGCCGTCATGGCGCTGCAGGAGGCGAGCGAGGCTTATCTAGTGGGCCTGTTCGAAGACACTAACTTGTGCGCTATCCACGCCAAGCGGGTCACCATAATGCCCAAAGATATCCATCTGGCTCGCCGTATTCGTGGGGAGCGTGCATGA
- the LOC122541511 gene encoding histone H2A-like: MSGRGKTGGKGRAKAKTRSSRAGLQFPVGRIHRLLRKGHYAERVGAGAPVYLAAVLEYLTAEILELAGNAARDNKKSRIIPRHLQLAIRNDEELNKLLGGVTIAQGGVLPNIQAVLLPKKTGHPSKVYA, encoded by the coding sequence ATGTCCGGTCGTGGTAAAACCGGAGGAAAAGGTCGGGCTAAGGCTAAGACCCGTTCATCCCGAGCCGGCCTACAGTTCCCGGTGGGTCGAATCCACCGCCTGCTGCGTAAGGGGCATTATGCCGAGCGAGTTGGGGCTGGTGCCCCCGTTTATTTAGCTGCAGTTCTCGAGTACCTGACTGCAGAGATCCTCGAATTGGCGGGCAACGCGGCCCGGGACAATAAGAAGAGCCGCATCATTCCCCGCCACCTGCAGCTCGCTATCCGCAACGACGAGGAGCTCAACAAGCTGCTGGGAGGGGTCACCATCGCCCAGGGCGGCGTCCTGCCCAACATCCAGGCCGTGCTGCTGCCCAAGAAAACCGGGCACCCCAGCAAGGTCTACGCCTGA
- the LOC122541185 gene encoding histone H4-like — MSGRGKGGKGLGKGGAKRHRKVLRDNIQGITKPAIRRLARRGGVKRISGLIYEETRGVLKVFLENIIRDSVTYTEHAKRKTVTAMDVVYALKRQGRTLYGFGG; from the coding sequence ATGTCTGGCAGAGGCAAAGGTGGCAAAGGCCTTGGTAAAGGTGGTGCCAAGCGGCACCGCAAGGTCCTACGAGATAATATTCAGGGTATTACAAAACCAGCTATTCGTCGCCTAGCTCGCCGTGGGGGTGTTAAGCGCATTTCTGGCCTTATTTATGAGGAGACTCGTGGTGTCCTGAAGgtttttttggaaaatattataagGGATTCCGTGACTTACACCGAACATGCTAAGCGTAAGACTGTTACCGCCATGGATGTGGTTTACGCTCTCAAACGCCAAGGACGAACTCTCTACGGATTTGGCGGTTGA
- the LOC122541184 gene encoding calcium homeostasis modulator protein 5-like — protein MAELGFQCPWLAGYNEVYGVSFLLVPALVLTLLGVFLHRECLLGWRGPAAKGAGSSAQPPPGARAPGSWRLVTSLRVFYHAWVWIIVVLLDGDCYTCVQYFLRLHGPSSSSKPGEDSELVRVLHFESRVIGLALLLTLVSIAVGISCCHVSRCCGRPYYWWEYQQMYLEEVERLLLTNLRDSAGRRAESNFGSETDMGSAEGAWEHISSVGFAKIEYPDDFRAALRADGESPPGEREAAKDRAGGGEAGPGEQGAAEPAAPTDGVSGPAGQTAAPGPEEEVEQEEGGKPGWRIRLRGHLLEIKKSLRRTLGRSALKKPHCPKAK, from the exons ATGGCCGAGCTCGGCTTCCAGTGCCCCTGGCTGGCCGGCTACAACGAGGTCTACGGCGTCTCTTTCCTGCTGGTGCCCGCCCTGGTGCTTACCCTGCTCGGCGTCTTCCTGCACCGCGAGTGCCTGTTGGGCTGGAGGGGGCCGGCGGCCAAGGGAGCTGGGAGCTCAGCGCAGCCGCCTCCTGGTGCCCGTGCGCCGGGCTCCTGGAGGCTGGTCACCTCGCTGCGGGTCTTCTATCACGCCTGGGTGTGGATCATCGTGGTGCTGCTGGACGGGGACTGCTACACCTGCGTGCAGTACTTCCTCCGGCTGCACGGCCCCAGCTCCAGCTCGAAGCCCGGGGAAGATTCCGAGCTCGTCCGTGTCCTGCACTTCGAGTCTCGG GTCATCGGGTTGGCCCTGCTACTGACACTGGTCTCCATCGCAGTTGGCATCAGCTGCTGCCACGTCTCTCGCTGCTGTGGGAGGCCTTACTACTGGTGGGAGTACCAGCAGATGtacctggaggaggtggagagactGCTCCTGACCAACCTGAGGGACAGCGCTGGCCGCCGGGCCGAGAGCAACTTCGGGAGCGAGACCGACATGGGCAGCGCGGAAGGCGCCTGGGAGCACATTTCCTCGGTGGGCTTCGCCAAGATCGAGTACCCCGACGACTTCCGCGCGGCGCTGAGGGCCGACGGGGAGAGCCCCCCGGGCGAGCGGGAGGCAGCGAAGGACCGAGCCGGAGGGGGTGAGGCGGGGCCGGGCGAGCAAGGGGCGGCCGAGCCAGCAGCCCCCACAGACGGTGTGAGCGGCCCCGCGGGACAGACTGCAGCCCCTGGCCcggaggaggaggtggagcagGAGGAGGGGGGCAAACCGGGGTGGAGGATCCGGCTGCGAGGCCACCTCCTGGAGATCAAGAAATCCCTGCGCAGGACATTGGGAAGAAGCGCCCTGAAGAAACCTCACTGCCCGAAAGCCAAGTGA